One segment of Pricia mediterranea DNA contains the following:
- a CDS encoding DUF1853 family protein, whose product MKLEKQIEGFLATPPLWIKEQFGIRQFEFPKIDLSYFSPKPIPKRIRLGHQMEHVFNQLIKSSADFKILLHNLAIKSNNRTIGEIDFILRETETGKLLHIELTYKFYIIDTAISEPVHQLMGPNRRDMFFTKIEKIKQRQFPLLHTAEGREALRQKGIDLGKTEHQCCFKSQLFVPYGNGEVHIRPLNKACISGYWIGFDDFGSERFKDYSFYIPYKSEWVVPPHNNVTWQSHYAVLMDINLRMLKENAPMVWMRKSDTKIEKLFVVWWGG is encoded by the coding sequence ATGAAGTTAGAAAAACAGATAGAAGGCTTTCTCGCCACGCCGCCCCTATGGATCAAAGAGCAGTTCGGGATACGGCAGTTCGAATTTCCCAAAATCGATCTGTCCTATTTTAGCCCCAAACCCATTCCAAAACGCATTCGACTGGGACATCAAATGGAACATGTTTTCAACCAGTTGATCAAGTCCTCCGCTGATTTCAAAATCCTCCTACACAATCTAGCCATTAAGTCCAATAACCGGACCATCGGGGAAATCGATTTCATTCTACGGGAAACAGAAACAGGAAAGCTGTTGCACATAGAACTCACCTACAAATTTTACATTATCGATACGGCCATCTCGGAACCCGTACATCAGCTAATGGGCCCGAACCGACGTGATATGTTCTTTACGAAAATAGAAAAGATCAAGCAGCGGCAGTTTCCGCTTTTACACACCGCAGAAGGCAGGGAGGCACTCCGACAAAAGGGAATCGACCTCGGAAAAACAGAGCACCAGTGCTGCTTTAAGTCACAATTGTTCGTGCCTTATGGAAATGGGGAAGTTCATATCCGTCCTTTGAACAAAGCCTGCATCTCTGGATATTGGATCGGCTTTGATGATTTTGGTTCGGAGCGATTCAAAGACTATTCCTTTTACATTCCCTATAAATCCGAATGGGTAGTACCGCCGCATAACAACGTGACGTGGCAGTCGCATTATGCCGTTTTAATGGATATCAACCTTCGGATGCTTAAAGAGAACGCTCCCATGGTCTGGATGCGGAAATCGGATACTAAAATCGAGAAGTTGTTTGTCGTTTGGTGGGGCGGATAG